The DNA region CTTCAACGTTATGCACCAGGTCTACCATCCGGGGTTCGCCGGCGAAGTGCCGTACGCGGTTGTGATCGTCAAGCTCGCGGAAGGTGCGAAGATGACGTCGAACCTCGTCGGTGTGCTGCCGGGCGACATTCGGATCGGGATGCCGGTGCGGGTTGTATTCGAGGACATCAGTGACGAGGTGACGTTGCCCAGGTTCGCTGCGGTGTCGTCGCCGGGTGTATAGTCGGTCGCGGAGGTACGGGTGAACGCGTCGGTGGGGTCCATCACGGGCGAGCCGAAGTACGCCGAAAATATTCGATGCCGTCGGTTTCGTTATTACCGGCGGCAGCAGCGTTCGCCGACGGCGCGCACGTACTGGAGATAGTACTCGAAGTCCTCGAGCGACACGTCCGGCGGAACCTGGTGGTCGATCGCCGGGATGTAGCCACCGTCGTGCAGTAGCGCCGGTACCCTGGCGTCGACCTCGGCGCGGATTGCCGCGCGATCCCGCGCAAGCACGCGCTTGTCGAGGCCGCCTTCGATGACGACCCGCCTTCCATAGCGCCGGCGAACATCGAGTACGTCCATGCCGGCCTGCACCTCGAATGGCAGGAACATGTTGATCCCGGCCTCGACGAACAGCGGAATCAGGAGGGCGAAGTTGCCGTCGCTGTCCACCTGGAACACCTCGATGCCGCTGCTGCGGGCGCGGTCGATCGCGCGAGCATAGTAAGGGCTCATGAACGTGCGGAACATCGCAGGTCCGATCATGGGACCGTTGCGGTACGCCATGTCCTCCCACAGATACACGGCGTCGACGGGGGTCGCGGCGGCGATGGTTTCGAGGATGCCGCCGTACAGGGTCGTCCATTGCTCGCCAATGGCGTGCACGAGTTCCGGGTTTTCGATGTACGCGGCCATGAGGTTCTCGAACCCGAGCAGGTGTCTCGCGAATCCGAACAGGCCGCAGACGTAGACAACGACCGGAACGTCGACGGTACGGTAGGCCTCGGCGCGCTCCGCCCAGTCGGCGCCGAGGCGGTTCGGCGTCGCCGGGTCGAGCCGCTCGCGGATGACCTCGAAGGAACGCATGTCGGTCATCGGGAAAGCCAGGAACTCCGGCAGGGCCGACTGCCGATTGGTGAACTCCTTCTGGGTGATCCCGGCCGCGGTGCGGCGGATCCGGTAGAGATCGGTTTCCGCGATCACCTGCTCCTCGAAGGCAGGAAAGAAGCCGGGGTCTTCGTGATTGCCGACGAAGATCGGGATGCGCAGGTCCATCCCGAAGTATGCCGAAGTCAGATAGCCGTCGACGTCGATAGGCAGACCTTCATTGTGCCAGCGGGCGGTGGTTTCCGGCCAGAAGCCGATGGTCTCCCAGCGAAAGGGCCGGTCTGTGGGTTCGAACCGGCAGGTGGCGCAGAATCTCTCGCGGGCGTTCATCGCCGGCTGCCCCGGTCACGCGGCGATGAAGCGCTTTGCCAGTTCCACGGCGGCGTAGGCGTCGGCGCCGTAGCCGTCGGCGGCGATCTCATCGGCGAAGGAGTCGGTGATGGGCGCGCCGCCGACGATGACCTTGACCCGATCGCGCAGCGCCGCGGTGCGCAGCGCGTCGATGGTCGCGGGCATCGACAGCATGGTCGTCGTGAGCAGGGCCGACATGCCGACGATCTGCGGCTGATGATCGCGCACCGCTTCGACGAAGCGTTCGGGGGCGACGTCGACGCCGAGGTCGATGACCTCGAAGCCGGCGCCTTCGAGCATGATCTTGACGAGGTTCTTGCCGATGTCGTGCAGATCGCCGCGGACCGTGCCGATGACGACGCGGCCAATGGTCTGGAAAGCTCCGGGCACGAGGGCGGGTCGCAGGATGCCAAGGCAGGCGCGCATGGCTCGCGATGCGACCAGCAGTTCGGGCACGAAGTATTCGCCGTTCTTGAACTTCTCGCCGACGATCGCCATTGCCGGGATGAGGGCCTGTCGAATGAGGTTACCGGCGTCCTCGCCGGCCTCGAGGGCCTGCCTGGTCAGCGCCTCGGCGTTGAGGCGATTCCCGGTTTCTACCGCGTTCTGCAGTTCGTCGATTACGGACATCGTCAACCTCCTGGGATTCGTGCTCACTGCGTAACTTCGAGCACACAACACGGAGCACGGAACCAAACAGGTGACCGAAGGGTGCGCCGAGATGGTGGCCCGCGGACGCTATATACGAACTTGGGTGTCCGAGGAACCCACCTGGGCGGCAGGACGTTAGCGATCCGCGGGGGATCGGGCTATGAGATGCTCATGAAGGACACGTACACCGCGGTGATCAAGCAGTCGGGAGACTGGTGGATCGGGTGGATCGAAGAGGTGCCGGGCGTTAATTGTCAGGAGGCT from Candidatus Binatia bacterium includes:
- a CDS encoding Zn-ribbon domain-containing OB-fold protein gives rise to the protein MPPYTKPIPTVTPELRPFFEAAKRRELVVQRCRGCGTYRFPARELCSNCLSRASEWVRVSGAGEVFSFNVMHQVYHPGFAGEVPYAVVIVKLAEGAKMTSNLVGVLPGDIRIGMPVRVVFEDISDEVTLPRFAAVSSPGV
- a CDS encoding corrinoid protein, giving the protein MSVIDELQNAVETGNRLNAEALTRQALEAGEDAGNLIRQALIPAMAIVGEKFKNGEYFVPELLVASRAMRACLGILRPALVPGAFQTIGRVVIGTVRGDLHDIGKNLVKIMLEGAGFEVIDLGVDVAPERFVEAVRDHQPQIVGMSALLTTTMLSMPATIDALRTAALRDRVKVIVGGAPITDSFADEIAADGYGADAYAAVELAKRFIAA